The genomic interval TTTTTTAGTGAGAAATTGATATCGGCCAGCGACGATTCCCCGGGAGATGTTGAGCTCCTTTGCAATTCTTATAAGTTCCGTATCAGTCTTGGCATGGATGATCCTGGAATCAAATTCCCCTGGGATCAAAAATTCTTTGGCAAAATCATTTGCAATTAGCTCTCGCGGATCATCCGTGCTGCCATCATTAATCAAAAGATCTTTTTTACTGTCGTGCAATACATGCCCCGCTTCATGAAAAAAGGAGAACCAGAACCGATCCTCCCCTTTGCCGCGCAGGCACAAAATAATCATGGCCTTGGTCGGGGTCAGCCATTTCGTGGCTCCATTCCAGGGCACTTTCGGCATTTCTTTGACCAATGCCAGCGCCACGCCGGCATCGGCGCATAAGCGCTGCATTTTGGGTTCAAACGCATCGGGTTCCTTGCAGGTCAGGGATCGGATCTCTCGCAAAGCCGTTTCGAATTTCGCTTTATCATAAGCTTGGCAGTTGATTCTTTGAGCCTTCAGCTCACCGATGCGGATCCAGGCCGAAGCGGAACCCGAATCGGTATTAAAGCATTGAGACCGGCG from Candidatus Aminicenantes bacterium carries:
- a CDS encoding ImmA/IrrE family metallo-endopeptidase; translation: MSIKKQLRFEPDYAVPPGVSLQEVSKSLGMGQKELALRTSLTVQTLNRIYKGVQPITYETANRLELVTGVPARFWNNLESQYREQLERIEEKERLVEGLEWLKKIPLKELLKRKVVQGQKDSVLQLREVLTFYGVSSVEAWKEIWERPAVAARRSQCFNTDSGSASAWIRIGELKAQRINCQAYDKAKFETALREIRSLTCKEPDAFEPKMQRLCADAGVALALVKEMPKVPWNGATKWLTPTKAMIILCLRGKGEDRFWFSFFHEAGHVLHDSKKDLLINDGSTDDPRELIANDFAKEFLIPGEFDSRIIHAKTDTELIRIAKELNISRGIVAGRYQFLTKKWNFHKHLIRKFSWDPSMG